Proteins encoded within one genomic window of Drosophila willistoni isolate 14030-0811.24 chromosome XL unlocalized genomic scaffold, UCI_dwil_1.1 Seg141, whole genome shotgun sequence:
- the LOC6648914 gene encoding mediator of RNA polymerase II transcription subunit 22: MASGSRTTILPQSKEALLKSYNARLKDDVRSMLENFEEILKLARKESHSQISRTTQCEQDALEMQVRAANMVRAGESLMKLVADLKQYLILNDFHSVNEAITNNSQLFRATQIECDKKLMKLRDEMAMDLYDLEEEYYTSIFK; this comes from the exons atggcCAGCGGGTCTAGAACGACTATATTGCCGCAGTCTAAGGAAGCATTACTAAAATCCTACAATGCGAGACTCAAAGACGATGTACGCAGCATGTTGGAGAATTTTGAAG AAATATTGAAACTGGCACGCAAAGAGAGtcatagccaaatctcaaggACAACGCAATGTGAACAGGATGCCCTCGAAATGCAAGTGAGAGCGGCCAATATGG TTCGAGCCGGAGAATCGTTGATGAAACTGGTGGCCGATCTGAAGCAATATTTAATACTCAATGACTTTCATTCGGTCAACGAGGCAATCACAAATAATTCTCAACTATTCCGAGCCACACAAATCGAATGCGATAAAAAGTTGATGAAACTACGAGATGAAATGGCCATGGATCTGTATGATCTGGAAGAGGAATATTATACTAGTATCTTTAAGTAg
- the LOC6648913 gene encoding nucleosome assembly protein 1-like 1-A: MYTLESVRPVKSDIGSTASAASGVAMMQGKARCQSPSPSGLSDLVMSPADMPARSRKAFLQHMVDNLPKSLHNRIMALKHNQMQQIKISEQFFREVYELEKRFYVQSCVLFDARRDIVDGVVEPPVTERYWHEESDEVLEEIKATEEFHQLIKHLPQIPENVRGIPRFWLTVFRNVPLISDLVQEHDEPLLSYLQDVRISYSPDSYTINFAFQPNEYLHMSSLMLTKKYYLRHEADKEYPFLFEGPEIVRCEGCNIHWRDGSNLTLQTVEHKRSRKRSRCVPKVMPRESFFRFFSPPQALDLSLADEKTKLVLGNDFEVGYLLRTQIVPKAILFYTGDLVDNMNDELYPDAASMSSSSME, from the coding sequence ATGTATACATTGGAATCGGTAAGGCCGGTGAAATCAGATATTGGTTCCACCGCTTCCGCCGCATCCGGCGTGGCCATGAtgcaaggcaaggcaaggtGTCAAAGCCCAAGTCCAAGTGGTCTATCCGATTTGGTGATGTCTCCAGCTGATATGCCGGCCAGAAGCCGTAAGGCTTTTCTGCAGCATATGGTGGATAATCTACCCAAATCGCTGCATAATCGCATTATGGCACTCAAACACAATCAAATGCAGCAGATAAAAATATCCGAGCAATTCTTTCGTGAGGTATACGAGCTAGAGAAGCGTTTCTATGTCCAAAGTTGTGTGCTCTTCGATGCTCGACGCGACATTGTCGACGGTGTTGTGGAACCGCCGGTCACTGAACGCTATTGGCACGAGGAGAGCGACGAGGTGCTTGAGGAGATCAAGGCCACCGAGGAATTCCATCAGTTGATTAAACATTTGCCGCAAATCCCAGAAAATGTAAGGGGCATACCACGCTTCTGGCTAACCGTATTCCGAAATGTGCCTCTAATTTCGGATTTGGTGCAGGAGCATGATGAGCCATTGCTCAGTTATTTGCAGGATGTTCGCATTTCCTATTCGCCAGACAGCTATACCATCAATTTTGCATTTCAACCGAACGAATACTTGCATATGTCCTCGCTGATGCTAACCAAAAAGTATTATCTGCGTCATGAGGCGGACAAGGAATATCCATTTTTGTTCGAGGGACCGGAAATAGTTCGATGCGAGGGCTGTAACATTCATTGGCGCGATGGTTCCAATTTAACATTGCAAACCGTGGAGCACAAACGTTCGCGCAAACGTTCCAGATGTGTGCCCAAAGTGATGCCCCGGGAATCATTCTTTCGTTTCTTTTCACCGCCTCAGGCGCTGGATCTATCGCTGGCCGATGAGAAAACCAAACTGGTCTTGGGCAATGACTTTGAGGTGGGCTATCTGCTGCGTACACAAATCGTACCAAAAGCCATACTCTTCTATACTGGCGACTTAGTTGACAATATGAATGATGAATTATATCCGGATGCAGCTTCAATGTCATCGTCCTCAATGGAATAA
- the LOC6648915 gene encoding leucine-zipper-like transcriptional regulator 1 homolog — protein MLKSISGGVGAAGAGAGTGAGGSGGGGVSGGGTGPGSASGSVGSSGGSGSGSGSGGSTPANTIYCPACVATSGGSSNAGSIGSSYHQQQPAIVVSDSKSLKRQKARKSASSAGCLDAQHIRNHLRMSTSSSMRSTRGPPSTNSNCSNSLAYDSTSNGSYGSATGSGNGSANGKAISPGSYSCNALNVDFSSYTATHQWTRMLECAEFVGAKRSKHTVVAYKDAMFVFGGDNGKNMLNDLIRFGVKDKSWGRACATGTPPAPRYHHSAVVAGSSMFIFGGYTGDIHSNSNLTNKNDLFEYKFQSAMWVEWKFSGKQPVPRSAHGAAVYDNKMWIYAGYDGNARLNDMWTLNLTGENHQWEEVEQQGDRPPTCCNFPVAVARDAMYVFSGQSGLQITNSLFEFHFKTRTWRRISNEPVLRGATSAPPSRRYGHTMVHHDRFLYVFGGSADSTLPNDLHCYDLDSQVWSVILPEQNSDVPSGRVFHASAVIGDAMYIFGGTVDNSVRRGDTYRFQFSSYPKCTLRDDFGKFFHEKQFCDIQFVVGGQGVKIMAHIAFVAARSKYLRNKILAAREARQQQMEKVYGVGQVDAQALNTGVGGERAPMLEVRLVHASPEAFDIILNYIYTDRIDLEDSYSKNIIILITDIYQLAGLFTMPRLAHGCIQYLDYKINKVNVLEALYNADRSNIKIIKDHCMQFIIKDENFTEVVMSSEFSDLDKPLLVEIIRKRLHPSKLVMDTTYESNIGTTLEIDLSTFLETTGKDFCDISLILEDHVIPAHKSILSARCTYFQGMFRSFMPPDNTVNIQIGEISPSLEAFHSLLRYIYYGETKMPPQDALYLFQAPCFYGLSNNRLHAFCKYSLEHNITYENVLQTLEASDITKIFDIKDYALKLIVKDFAKVARLPKIASLSRELLLEIIRAVADSQGEFLTRINITNTDI, from the exons ATGCTAAAATCCATTAGCGGAGGCGTTGGAGCGGccggagcaggagcaggaacAGGAGCTGGTGgaagtggtggtggtggcgtgAGTGGAGGGGGAACAGGACCAGGAAGTGCTAGTGGCTCTGTGGGAAGTAGTGGTGGtagtggcagtggcagcggtAGCGGTGGCAGTACCCCAGCGAATACAATCTATTGTCCAGCTTGTGTGGCTACCAGCGGTGGCAGCAGCAACGCTGGCTCCATTGGCTCCTCCTACCATCAACAACAGCCGGCTATAGTAGTTTCCGATTCCAAGTCACTGAAAAGGCAAAAGGCTAGAAAAAGTGCCTCATCGGCTGGCTGCCTGGACGCTCAGCATATACGGAATCATTTAAGAATGTCCACATCCAGTTCCATGCGCAGCACGCGCGGTCCCCCATCCACGAATAGTAATTGTAGCAATAGTCTGGCCTATGATTCCACCAGTAATGGCAGCTATGGTAGTGCCACCGGCAGTGGCAACGGCAGCGCCAATGGCAAGGCCATCTCACCTGGCAGTTATAGTTGTAATGCCTTAAATGTTGACTTTAGTTCCTACACTGCGACACATCAATGGACAAGAATGCTGGAATGTGCGGAATTTGTGGGGGCCAA ACGCAGCAAACATACCGTTGTGGCATACAAGGATGCAATGTTTGTTTTTGGCGGTGATAATGGCAAAAATATGCTCAACGATCTGATACGCTTTGGCGTCAAGGATAAATCATGGGGAAGGGCATGCGCCACTGGAACACCGCCAGCGCCGAGATATCATCATTCGGCTGTTGTCGCTGGCAGTTCAATGTTCATCTTTGGTGGCTACACTGGCGACATTCATTCCAATTCCAACTTGACCAATAAGAATGATCTGTTTGAGTATAAATTTCAGAGTGCCATGTGGGTGGAATGGAAATTCTCTGGAAA ACAACCTGTGCCTCGTTCGGCCCATGGAGCAGCTGTATATGATAACAAAATGTGGATCTATGCCGGCTACGATGGCAATGCACGACTCAATGATATGTGGACATTGAATTTGACTGGTGAAAATCATCAATGGGAGGAGGTTGAACAACAGGGCGATCGTCCGCCAACTTGCTGCAATTTCCCCGTTGCCGTTGCCCGTGATGCCATGTACGTGTTCTCGGGTCAGAGTGGCTTACAAATAACCAATTCGTTATTcgaatttcatttcaaaaccCGCACCTGGCGTCGCATCTCGAACGAACCTGTATTGAGAGGTGCCACGTCGGCACCACCCTCACGTCGCTATGGCCACACAATGGTTCATCACGATCGATTCCTATATGTATTCGGTGGCTCTGCGGACTCGACATTACCGAATGATTTGCATTGCTATGATCTGGACTCTCAGGTTTGGTCCGTAATCCTGCCCGAACAGAATTCAGATGTGCCATCGGGCCGGGTGTTCCATGCATCGGCTGTTATCGGCGATGCGATGTATATATTCGGTGGCACTGTGGACAATAGTGTGCGTCGTGGGGATACCTATCGTTTTCAGTTCTCCAGCTATCCCAAGTGTACATTGCGCGACGATTTTGGTAAATTCTTCCATGAGAAACAATTCTGCGATATACAGTTTGTGGTCGGTGGCCAGGGGGTGAAAATTATGGCTCACATTGCCTTTGTGGCGGCCCGTTCGAAATATTTGCGCAACAAAATATTGGCCGCCCGCGAGGCTCGACAACAGCAAATGGAGAAAGTCTATGGTGTGGGACAGGTGGACGCGCAGGCGCTGAATACCGGAGTGGGCGGCGAACGGGCACCAATGTTGGAGGTGCGATTGGTTCATGCCTCGCCCGAGGCTTTTGATATTATTCTTAATTATATTTACACCGATCGCATAGATCTTGAGGATTCGTATAGTAagaatattataatattaataaccGATATCTATCAATTGGCTGGCCTATTCACAATGCCGCGCCTGGCGCACGGCTGTATACAATATTTGGATTATAAGATCAATAAGGTCAATGTTCTCGAGGCTCTTTACAATGCCGATCGCAGCAA CATTAAAATCATCAAAGATCATTGCATGCAATTTATCataaaagatgaaaatttcaCCGAAGTGGTTATGTCTAGTGAATTTAGCGATTTGGATAAGCCATTGCTGGTGGAAATTATACGTAAACGTTTACATCCCAGCAAACTGGTAATGGATACCACATACGAATCGAATATAG GAACCACCTTGGAAATCGATTTGTCCACATTTCTAGAGACAACTGGCAAGGATTTCTGCGATATAAGCCTCATATTAGAGGATCATGTGATACCAGCCCATAAATCTATATTATCAGCACGCTGTACCTACTTCCAGGGCATGTTTCGTTCATTTATGCCACCAGATAATACAGTGAAT ATACAAATTGGAGAAATTTCACCATCACTGGAGGCCTTTCATTCTCTACTGCGTTACATTTATTATGGTGAAACGAAAATGCCACCGCAAGATGCCTTATATCTATTTCAGGCACCTTGCTTCTATGGACTCTCAAATAACCGATTGCATGCATTTTGCAAGTATTCACTCGAGCATAATATCACATACGAGAATGTCTTACAGACATTGGAGGCATCGGATATAACGAAAATCTTTGATATCAAAGATTATGCATTAAAATTGATTGTCAAAGATTTTGCCAAAGTGGCGAGGCTACCAAAAATAGCCAGCCTATCACGTGAACTATTGTTGGAGATAATACGCGCTGTGGCCGATTCGCAAGGCGAGTTTCTAACACGAATCAATATCACCAATACCGATATCTGA